The following proteins come from a genomic window of Malus domestica chromosome 02, GDT2T_hap1:
- the LOC103441564 gene encoding plasma membrane ATPase 1-like has product MVVAESVALDAIIKEAVDLENVPLNEVFDHLKCTRDGLSSDEVQERLDLFGYNKLEEKKESKILKFLGFMWNPLSWVMEAAAIIAVAFTQGGSQPADYHDFVGILVLLIINSTISFIEENNAGNAAAALMARLAPKAKVLRNGKWAEEDAAVLVPGDIISIKLGDIVPADARLLEGDPLKIDQSALTGESLPVTKNPGDGVYSGSTCKQGEIEGVVIATGVHTFFGKAAHLVENTTHVGHFQQVLTSIGNFCICSIAVGMAIEIIVIYGIHGREYRTGIDNLLVLLIGGIPIAMPTVLSVTMAIGSHRLSQQGAITKRMTAIEEMAGMDVLCSDKTGTLTLNKLTVDKNMIEVFTKGVDKDQVMLMAARASRLENQDAIDTAIVSMLGDPKEARAGIREIHFLPFNPTDKRTALTYIDAAGKMHRVSKGAPEQILNLAHNKSAIEKKVHAMIDKFAERGLRSLGVALQEVPAGTKDNPGGPWEFVGLLPLFDPPRHDSAETIRRALDLGVSVKMITGDQLAIGKETGRRLGMGTNMYPSSALLGESKDGDLATVSVDELIEKADGFAGVFPEHKYEIVKRLQARKHICGMTGDGVNDAPALKKADIGIAVADSTDAARSASDIVLTEPGLSVIISAVLTSRAIFQRMKNYTIYAVSITIRIVLGFMLLAVFWKFDFPPFMVLVIAVLNDGTIMTISKDRVKPSPFPDSWKLSEIFVTGIALGGYLGLTTVLFFWISYETNFFPEKFNVRDFNKHHFNMKNKDEAAILKDQMSSALYLQISTISQALIFVTRSRGWSFRERPGFLLVIAFIIAQLIATVISATATWKFTKIRSIGWGWTGIIWMYNIVIYMLLDPIKFIVRYALSGKAWGLIVDQRTAFTSKNDFGKEAREAAWATEQRTLHGLQSRETKKFTEKGTFRDINLMAEEAKRRAEIARLRELHTLKGKVESFAKLKGIDIDAINQNYTL; this is encoded by the exons TCACAACCAGCAGATTATCATGATTTTGTCGGCATCCTCGTCCTGCTCATTATCAATTCTACCATCAGTTTTATAGAAGAAAACAATGCAGGCAATGCGGCAGCTGCTCTTATGGCTCGTTTGGCCCCAAAAGCAAAG GTCTTGCGCAATGGAAAATGGGCGGAAGAAGATGCTGCTGTATTGGTTCCTGGAGACATAATTAGCATCAAACTTGGTGATATCGTTCCTGCTGATGCCCGTCTTCTTGAAGGAGATCCTTTAAAGATTGATCAG TCTGCTCTTACTGGAGAATCGCTTCCGGTGACCAAAAATCCTGGCGATGGAGTTTACTCGGGATCAACATGCAAGCAGGGAGAGATTGAAGGGGTTGTTATTGCAACTGGAGTTCACACTTTCTTTGGAAAGGCAGCTCATCTTGTCGAGAACACAACACATGTTGGCCATTTCCAGCAG GTATTAACGTCAATTGGAAACTTTTGCATTTGTTCCATCGCTGTTGGGATGGCAATTGAAATCATAGTAATATACGGGATTCATGGGAGGGAATACCGTACGGGTATTGATAACCTTCTCGTCCTCCTAATCGGTGGGATCCCTATTGCTATGCCAACTGTTCTTTCTGTCACAATGGCCATCGGCTCACATCGTTTGTCCCAGCAG GGTGCCATAACAAAGAGAATGACTGCCATTGAAGAAATGGCAGGGATGGATGTTCTATGCAGTGATAAAACAGGAACACTGACACTTAACAAGCTTACAGTGGACAAAAATATGATTGAG GTTTTTACCAAAGGCGTTGACAAGGATCAGGTTATGCTTATGGCTGCAAGAGCATCAAGGCTCGAAAATCAAGATGCTATTGATACTGCAATTGTTTCGATGTTGGGAGACCCTAAGGAG GCACGCGCCGGAATCAGAGAAATTCACTTCCTTCCATTCAATCCTACCGATAAAAGAACTGCACTCACATACATTGATGCCGCTGGTAAAATGCACAGGGTCAGCAAAGGTGCACCTGAACAG ATTCTTAATCTGGCACATAACAAATCAGCAATTGAGAAGAAGGTACACGCAATGATTGATAAGTTTGCAGAACGTGGACTACGATCCCTTGGTGTTGCCCTCCAG GAAGTACCTGCTGGAACCAAAGACAATCCTGGTGGACCCTGGGAATTTGTTGGTCTTCTCCCTCTCTTCGACCCTCCTCGCCATGACAGTGCCGAGACAATCAGAAGAGCTCTGGATCTTGGTGTCAGCGTTAAAATGATCACTG GGGACCAACTTGCAATCGGTAAGGAAACAGGAAGGCGGCTTGGGATGGGTACAAACATGTATCCTTCTTCAGCTCTGCTTGGTGAAAGTAAGGATGGGGATCTTGCTACCGTTTCCGTTGATGAACTCATTGAAAAAGCCGATGGTTTTGCTGGCGTCTTTCCTG agCATAAATACGAGATTGTGAAGAGATTACAAGCTAGAAAGCACATCTGTGGAATGACTGGTGACGGAGTGAATGATGCCCCGGCCTTAAAGAAAGCTGACATTGGAATTGCGGTAGCAGATTCCACAGATGCTGCACGTAGCGCTTCTGATATAGTTTTAACAGAACCTGGATTGAGTGTGATCATTAGTGCTGTGTTAACAAGCCGTGCAATTTTCCAGAGAATGAAAAACTATACG ATATATGCTGTCTCGATCACCATTCGTATTGTG CTAGGTTTTATGTTGCTGGCTGTCTTCTGGAAATTCGACTTCCCTCCTTTTATGGTTCTTGTCATTGCTGTTCTTAACGATG GTACTATCATGACCATATCCAAAGATAGGGTCAAACCATCTCCATTTCCTGACAGTTGGAAGCTCAGTGAGATATTTGTAACTGGAATTGCCCTCGGTGGTTACCTTGGTCTAACTACTGTTTTGTTCTTCTGGATATCTTATGAAACCAACTTCTTTCCG GAAAAATTTAACGTGAGAGACTTCAATAAACACCATTTCAATatgaaaaataaggatgaagcTGCTATACTAAAGGATCAGATGTCGTCAGCTTTGTATCTTCAAATCAGCACCATCAGCCAGGCCTTGATATTTGTCACTCGCTCCCGCGGTTGGTCTTTCCGTGAAAGACCTGGCTTTTTGCTTGTCATTGCCTTCATCATCGCTCAACTG ATTGCGACAGTTATATCCGCAACAGCAACGTGGAAATTTACAAAAATCAGAAGTATTGGTTGGGGCTGGACTGGTATAATTTGGATGTACAATATCGTCATTTACATGCTGCTTGACCCTATCAAATTCATTGTCCGTTACGCACTCAGTGGAAAGGCTTGGGGTTTAATAGTAGACCAAAGA ACCGCATTTACCAGCAAAAACGACTTTGGGAAGGAAGCTCGTGAGGCTGCGTGGGCAACTGAACAACGAACGCTGCATGGCCTCCAATCTCGTGAAACAAAAAAGTTTACAGAGAAGGGCACTTTTAGGGACATTAATCTCATGGCCGAAGAAGCTAAAAGGCGGGCAGAGATTGCAAG GTTGAGGGAGCTTCACACTCTGAAGGGAAAGGTTGAGTCATTTGCCAAGCTGAAGGGTATAGACATTGATGCCATCAATCAAAACTACACCCTCTAG